From the genome of Bactrocera oleae isolate idBacOlea1 chromosome 2, idBacOlea1, whole genome shotgun sequence, one region includes:
- the twin gene encoding CCR4-NOT transcription complex subunit 6-like isoform X3, giving the protein MCYNVLCDKYATRQMYGYCPSWALSWEYRKKAILDEIRHYSADIISLQEIETEQFYNFFLPELKADGYEGIFSPKSRAKTMSEMERKFVDGCAIFFRAAKFTLIKEHLIEFNQLAMANAEGSDNMLNRVMPKDNIGLAALLKVKENAWDPMTEVTQISQPLLVCTAHIHWDPEFCDVKLIQTMMLSNELKTIIDEASHSFRPGHKNDSNSVQLLLCGDFNSLPDSGVIEFLGKGRVAMDHQDFKDMGYKLCLQRLLSNDTSEFTHSFKLASAYSEDIMPHTNYTFDFKGIIDYIFYTKTGMVPLGLLGPISNEWLRENKVVGCPHPHIPSDHFPLLVELELMHTAGQQAPPNGLINRR; this is encoded by the exons ATGTGTTATAATGTTTTATGCGACAAATATGCTACACGACAGATGTACGGATACTGTCCATCATGGGCCCTGAGTTGGGAGTACAGAAAAAAGGCGATACTTGACGAAATCCGTCATTATTCGGCGGATATAATTAGTCTGCAAGAAATCGAAACAGAGcagttttataatttctttctgCCCGAGCTAAAGGCCGATGGTTATGAGGGTATTTTCTCGCCTAAATCCCGTGCCAAGACTATGTCGGAGATGGAACGTAAATTTGTGGACGGCTGCGCTATTTTCTTTAGAGCTGCAAA ATTCACATTGATTAAGGAACATTTGATCGAATTCAATCAATTGGCAATGGCTAACGCTGAGGGCTCGGACAATATGTTAAACCGTGTAATGCCAAAAGACAATATCGGTTTGGCAGCATTGCTAAAAGTCAAGGAGAATGCCTGGGATCCGATGACCGAGGTGACACAAATTTCCCAGCCCTTACTTGTTTGCACTGCACACATTCATTGGGATCCCGAATTCTGCGATGTCAAACTCATCCAAACGATGATGCTGAGCAATGAGCTTAAGACTATAATCGACGAGGCGAGCCACAGCTTTAGGCCCGGTCATAAGAATGACTCTAATAGCGTACAACTATTGTTGTGCGGTGATTTTAATTCCTTACCCGATTCCGGTGTTATCGAATTTCTCGGCAAGGGACGTGTAGCAATGGACCATCAGGATTTCAAGGACATGGGCTATAAATTATGCCTGCAACGCTTACTCTCGAATGACACCAGCGAGTTTACGCATTCCTTCAAGTTGGCCTCCGCCTACAGTGAAGACATAATGCCGCACACAAACTACACGTTCGACTTTAAGGGCATCATTGATTATATATTCTATACGAAAACAGGTATGGTGCCGCTCGGTTTGTTGGGTCCCATTTCGAATGAATGGTTGCGCGAAAATAAAGTTGTTGGCTGTCCGCATCCACATATACCCTCGGATCATTTTCCATTGTTGGTCGAATTGGAACTGATGCATACAGCGGGACAACAAGCCCCGCCTAATGGACTGATTAATCGACGGTAG
- the nac gene encoding GDP-fucose transporter 1, with protein MYTSMSEHNRLVNKYLLVFFVVALYWTVSICTVFMNKLLLSSDTVNLDAPLFVCWFQCLVSAGLCALLSALGRRYPNVITFPEGNPFDVDVFRKILPLSILFTLMVATNNLCLKYVGVAFYYVGRSLTTVFNVVLTYILLRQKTSFKATMCCVFVVFGFLLGVDQESLTAQFSLRGTIYGVMGSFILAWYSIQTKKALVHVNQQVLLLSYYNNVYSSVFFLPLILINGEMSAILNYEHIFAPWFIGAMVLGGLCGFAIGFVTVLQIKVTAPLTHNISGTAKACAQTVIATQWYNDAKSALWWASNVIVLFASAAYTRVKQLEMQRQHERDSVAQKA; from the exons atgtatacaagtatgtcgGAGCACAACCGATTAGTGAATAAATACCTTTTGGTGTTTTTTGTAGTAGCTTTATATTG GACAGTATCAATATGTACAGTGTTTATGAATAAATTACTACTAAGCAGTGATACTGTAAATTTAGACGCGCCTCTCTTTGTTTGTTGGTTCCAATGCCTTGTTTCCGCTGGTTTATGTGCACTTTTGAGTGCTCTTGGCCGGCGTTATCCAAATGTCATTACATTCCCAGAAGGTAATCCATTTGATGTGGATGTATTTCGTAAG ATTTTGCCGTTATccattttgtttactttaatgGTCGCAACAAATAATTTGTGCCTTAAATATGTGGGAGTAGCTTTTTATTATGTTGGCCGATCATTGACAACTGTATTTAATGTCGTACTAACATATATACTGTTGCGACAAAAAACCAGCTTCAAGGCAACAATGtgctgtgtttttgttgttttcggtTTCTTATTGGGAGTTGACCAGGAAAGCTTAACGGCACAGTTCTCTCTACGCGGCACAATCTATGGCGTTATGGGTTCGTTTATACTGGCCTGGTATTCCATTCAGACCAAAAAGGCATTAGTCCACGTTAATCAGCAAGTTCTTCTACTAAGCTACTACAATAATGTCTACTCCAGTGTCTTTTTCTTGCCTTTAATCCTCATTAATGGAGAAATGAGCGCAATTCTCAACTATGAACACATATTTGCTCCTTGGTTTATTGGTGCTATGGTTCTTGGAGGCTTATGCGGTTTCGCAATTGGATTTGTTACAGTTTTGCAAATTAAG GTAACAGCACCGTTGACTCACAACATTTCTGGAACGGCAAAGGCCTGCGCTCAGACTGTTATAGCGACACAATGGTATAATGATGCAAAGTCAGCATTGTGGTGGGCATCaaatgttattgttttatttgctaGTGCCGCTTATACACGTGTGAAACAATTGGAAATGCAACGTCAGCACGAACGGGATAGCGTGGCACAAAAGGCGTAA
- the LOC106615225 gene encoding NFX1-type zinc finger-containing protein 1 yields the protein MPDIESDDQDWFNKDEEEILQSLQCKVNNEHTQTNIEYIHGPSETDEYLQQKLLEAASHLCKGAVKKKMSTSDMRKAINLEPLDAFLFIKTNENNFFVDQISNSDGLERVILYLRIWSKLCELELPGFQKELLQHFVNKDIFLEQLRVLSDKLFRKKFKAVWNNSEEVDEILNAMRFLIVRLHKCQLISTKISHVIEHIKKLIEDSDNPDMVQRQLCQQLKIELDRVLKEKCNQLYEKTNMYPTLNELFEEINGEDYNQIINTLKVTEKLEVSEYIAKQKRIIREDFLIPLRDYVCKLKKYGAVPYGPEIFKDVCIVLNADFIIAKRHEMLFVDVFGKQRSREDNKVKLLGKTTIKLSSLKSGSLLLLTTNSSFENLILATVTYTEEKLLRLGYIGVEIVQQYNIGTVYDRPLLMFETPAFYEPYNNVYTYLNTYGEDKLPMKQYIIDGESNVSPPRYLKTIKSYSYDGELFTLNATKSIKPKSLPLNNSQWNAYCEALTHEFCLIQGPPGTGKTHLAVHLVRTLIANVKTPIVLITYTNDSLDKFLLKLSSYTSNILRFGSQTRLPEISKFNVQFESTQKEEVNPRLKRLYYTVNEEFKSKFQILQKMHTNFDGSEESYQDLLAAQLAVSDVSEKLKTIRIMFQFYASRKADIIAMTSTFAARNNFLFRLLQSKIVIFEEASEILESHVLACLTPYTEHVIMIGDHLQLKPYTSNYRHSCTSQLNISLFERLFVSTLKGYTLNVQYRMRPCIADLIHSTFYTELNNNDIVNSYPKVRNMQKDLYFYTHNDTEFYSEDDCSIYNLYEVKRILELAKFLIEKASYTANDIVILSPYAKQVERLKSKALNSFGSIKLNISTVDSFQGLEANIVLLSLVRSNSKGQIGFLKEKNRICVALSRAKYGLYIIGNLPFLASCSELWQSIEQKLKTQDAIGNAFPIMNTEQP from the exons ATGCCTGATATAGAATCCGATGACCAAGATTGGTTCAATAAAGATGAAGAAGAGATTTTGCAGAGCTTGCAATGCAAGGTTAATAATGAGCATACACAAActaatatagaatatatacatGGCCCATCAGAAACAG acGAATACCTTCAGCAAAAACTATTGGAAGCTGCATCACACCTTTGCAAAGGAGCTGTTAAAAAAAAGATGTCCACATCAGATATGCGTAAAGCAATTAATCTGGAACCATTGGACGCCTTcctatttattaaaacaaacgaaaataatttttttgttgatcaAATTTCGAATAGTGATGGACTGGAGCGAGTTATTTTATACTTGCGTATTTGGTCTAAATTATGTGAACTAGAGCTTCCTGGATTTCAAAAAGAGCTTCTACAGCATTTTGTGAATAAGGACATATTTTTAGAACAGTTACGTGTTTTAAGTGATaaactttttcgaaaaaaatttaaggcgGTATGGAATAATTCTGAAGAAGTAGACGAGATCCTAAATGCAATGCGATTCCTAATAGTTCGTTTGCATAAATGCCAACTAATATCAACAAAAATATCGCATGTAATAGAGCATATAAAGAAACTCATTGAAGATAGCGATAATCCAGACATGGTTCAACGACAACTGTGCCAGCAGCTAAAAATTGAACTGGATAGAGtgttaaaagaaaaatgtaatcAGCTATACGAAAAGACTAAC ATGTATCCCACACTTAATGAACTCTTTGAAGAAATCAACGGGGAAGACTACAATCAAATCATTAACACTTTAAAAGTTACTGAAAAATTGGAAGTGTCAGAGTATATTGCAAAGCAGAAACGCATTATTCGTGAAGATTTTTTGATTCCTCTACGAGATTAtgtatgcaaattaaaaaaatacggaGCAGTACCATATGGGCCAGAGATATTTAAGGACGTTTGCATTGTTCTTAATGCAGATTTCATCATTGCTAAACGCCATGAAATGCTTTTCGTTGATGTGTTCGGCAAACAGCGCTCAAGGGAGGACAATAAAGTGAAATTGTTGGGTAAAACTACGATAAAACTATCCAGTCTTAAATCTGGCTCCTTACTTTTGTTGACAACAAATAGCAGCTTTGAAAATCTCATCTTGGCAACGGTTACTTACACCGAGGAAAAACTACTACGTTTGGGATAC ATAGGTGTGGAAATTGTGCAGCAATATAATATTGGAACTGTTTATGACCGACCTTTGCTGATGTTCGAAACACCAGCCTTCTACGAACCTTATAACAACGTATATACTTATTTGAATACCTATGGCGAGGATAAGTTGCCTATGAAGCAATATATTATTGATGGTGAG AGCAATGTATCTCCACCTCGATACCTAAAAACAATCAAATCGTATTCTTATGATGGAGAACTATTTACATTGAACGCAACGAAGTCAATCAAGCCAAAAAGTCTTCCACTAAATAATTCACAGTGGAATGCATATTGTGAAGCGTTAACACACGAATTTTGTCTAATACAGGGTCCACCAGGAACTGGTAAAACCCATCTTGCGGTACATTTGGTGCGTACTCTTATTGCGAACGTTAAAACACCCATCGTGCTAATTACTTACACGAACGATTCGTTGGACAAGTTCTTATTGAAGCTTTCCTCCTATACCAGTAACATTTTACGATTCGGTAGCCAAACGCGCCTGcccgaaatttcaaaatttaatgtacAGTTCGAATCCACCCAAAAAGAAGAGGTAAATCCCCGTCTCAAGCGTCTCTACTACACTGTAAATGAAGAATTCAAGTCCAAGTTTCAAATCTTGCAAAAAATGCATACGAATTTCGATGGCAGTGAAGAATCCTACCAGGATTTGTTAGCAGCACAGCTAGCTGTAAGCGATGtatctgaaaaattaaaaacaatacgcataatgtttcaattttatgcATCACGAAAAGCTGATATCATAGCAATGACTTCAACTTTCGCTGCTAGAAATAATTTCCTATTTCGTCTGCTACAAAGTAAAATCG TGATTTTCGAGGAAGCTTCGGAAATTTTGGAATCACACGTCCTGGCTTGCTTAACGCCATATACCGAACATGTCATCATGATTGGTGATCACCTGCAGTTAAAGCCTTACACTTCAAACTATCGCCATAGCTGTACATCTCAACTAAATATATCGTTATTCGAAAGGCTCTTCGTTAGCACATTGAAAGGGTATACGCTCAACGTGCAATATCGTATGCGCCCTTGTATTGCGGATCTAATTCATTCCACCTTCTACACTGAGCTAAATAACAATGATATAGTAAATAGTTATCCAAAAGTTCGAAACATGCAGAAAgatctatatttttatacacacaaTGATACTGAATTTTACTCGGAG GATGATTGTTCAATCTATAATCTGTATGAGGTGAAGAGAATCTTAGAATTGgcgaaatttttaatagaaaaggCTTCTTATACAGCCAATGATATTGTCATTCTAAGCCCTTATGCAAAGCAAGTGGAACGCTTGAAATCCAAG GCACTTAATTCCTTTGGAAGtatcaagttgaatatttctACTGTGGATAGCTTCCAGGGATTAGAGGCTAACATAGTACTTCTGTCGTTGGTGCGAAGCAATTCCAAAGGACAAATTGGATTTCTCAAAGAGAAGAATCGTATTTGTGTGGCTCTTTCACGTGCCAAATACGGTCTGTATATCATTGGAAATCTGCCATTCCTAGCAAGCTGCAGTGAGTTGTGGCAGTCCATCGAACAGAAATTAAAGACACAGGACGCAATTGGCAATGCGTTTCCGATAATGAATACAGAACAACCATAA
- the mRpL1 gene encoding large ribosomal subunit protein uL1, protein MLSFIYSMRTVFVRQQSVDAFRRLHTSALCEAARKGTREKARKKKVKVEVKKVGFIPHNQRDKKINLQRENLHIDDSWKQLPQDNVYVLKYYRWPVYTVAEAIQCHRETHHPSMYNVPNAPLNVDIELDMRAEKKNRFVDNFQRMAMIPHKFEHGEERKILVFTKGNDEISEAREAGATLVGGIELIKDITNGELLLTDYQFVIAHPNILPELVALRGLMKRKFPNPRSETLGTNLGEMIERFSNGISYTATKDEHQQDFGLISTNVGTLDMDSQKLEENLCSLLQDVNSVRPNREGERFVKRVLLKSPPSSERLKIDAYQYIPEFYVKTANKASAKPNEVGERAEESSEKQQAFAAQ, encoded by the exons atgctttcttttatttattctatGAGAACTGTGTTCGTTCGACAGCAAAGTGTTGACGCATTTAGGAGACTTCATACATCAGCTTTGTGTGAAGCTGCCCGTAAGGGTACTCGAGAGAAGGCTCGAAAGAAGAAAGTTAAAGTTGAAGTAAAGAAAGTGGGATTCATACCACATAATCAAAGGGATAAGAA aatTAACTTGCAACGTGAAAATTTACACATTGACGATTCTTGGAAGCAATTACCTCAAGACAATGTTTATGTTCTCAAATACTATCGTTGGCCGGTATACACGGTTGCTGAGGCTATACAGTGTCACCGTGAAACGCATCATCCTTCTATGTACAATGTTCCCAATGCTCCACTCAACGTAGATATTGAATTGGATATGCGAGCAGAAAAGAAAAACCGATTCGTTGACAACTTTCAGCGCATGGCTATGATACCACATAAATTCGAGCACGGTGAGGAGCGAAAAATTCTCGTTTTCACGAAAGGAAAT gatGAGATCAGTGAAGCGCGAGAAGCAGGTGCTACACTTGTAGGTGGTATTGAGTTGATAAAGGACATAACCAATGGAGAGCTATTGCTAACCGATTATCAATTTGTAATAGCACATCCCAATATTTTGCCAGAGCTGGTGGCTCTGCGAGGACTGATGAAGCGTAAGTTTCCAAATCCACGAAGCGAGACTCTAGGTACAAATTTAGGGGAAATGATTGAACGCTTTTCAAATGGCATTAGCTATACAGCCACCAAGGATGAGCATCAACAAGATTTTGGATTGATTTCAACAAACGTGGGAACATTAGATATGGATAGtcaaaaattagaagaaaattTATGTTCCTTACTGCAGGATGTTAATTCAGTACGCCCTAACCGTGAAGGTGAACGATTTGTAAAACGTGTACTACTTAAGAGTCCACCGAGTAGTGAACGACTTAAAATAGATGCTTATCAATATATACCAGAGTTTTACGTAAAAACAGCTAATAAAGCTTCTGCGAAACCCAACGAAGTCGGGGAGCGGGCGGAAGAATCTAGTGAAAAACAACAAGCTTTTGCTGCTCAATAA